GGTGGAGCTCTGCTTTCTGGAAGGTATGTTATGTTTAATATTCCCCCTTTCATCTgtacacaggggtgtaactacagaggaagcagaccctatggctgcaggtggtgtaggggccccatgaggccctaattcatatacaatttcaataaataattgtCAAACatttcaacctctagacattttgggggcctaaaaaataatttgctgtggagcccagtaatatcaagttacaccactgtttgtaCACATTGCTTGACAATGACTCTACTTTTTTTGTTCCCCTCTACTCATAtataatgttccctctaaggtgtgcactTAGTGGTCATtgtacacaacaaattgtggtgcatgCACAGAACTTTGTGCAAAAATGAGCACAGTAGCAGAGAAGATGGCCAGGAGGGAAACAAGTGGAGAAATATAGTGACAAGCAGAGGAGTGTCTGaaggctttgaatgttagcagaaggacTTTGCATAAAATTCTACTACTTTTCACCTTCTACATACAGTACAAAGTTCCGAAGTCTAGTAGGCACAAAGTTAGTTTCTTCTGGCTGGTGTCCTACACCATTATGCATTGCCCTAACATGGTAGGGCAAGGCATCATTTTATTTCATAATGGGCAACATGACTTCCTTGTGTAATTCATATTACACAACAAAGCTCAAGCCCCTTTATTCAACTAATGTGCAAATGTGAAATCTCTTAAATTAGCATTGGTAGAGATACATCAAATCCACACCTTTAGAATTTGACCAAGTACTGAAATAGCACAAATAATTTGGCCAAATGAGGAATCTGGAACTCAATCTAAACCCTAATAATAATTTTTGCTGTGCAGTGGCTATTGAagaccattaaaggaacagttcagtgtaaaaataaaaactgggtaaatagataggctgtgcaaaataaaaatgtttctaatatagttaatataatatagttagttagccaaaacaagtaagtggatgtctaacataacagaacacaactttctgctttgcagctctatagtcagtgactttaagggggggcacatgggacataactgttcagtgagtttgcaattgatcctcagcattcagatccgattcaaaagcaacagttatgatctaTGTGGCCTCCCTCAAGTTAGTGGCCAGTATCAAGTCAGTagacttccagtcactccagcctttaaggattttcttctttaatataggtatgttaaaaaaaagtttcatgcaTTTAATCTTATGGTAGTGACCAATCATGCTGGGCAGGGAGTGATACAATCCTTCTATGAGCTGGAGAAGAAATTTGGGGTGGAATAGGTTTTCCTAGACAGTAGCATTAGCTTTCTGTAAACACAGCAACTAAGACTCTCTATAAACTGTGTTTATCTGCCATAGACCTCAAATTCAGACCTTCAGATGACACTGTTCTAATGGATAGAAATTTAGGTAGGGAAAAAAAGATCATTTCCTTTAAGCAACCagatatataattattttgctgGTAATTTATACGGTAAAGAAAGTGATAGGCTAAAGACTGCTAACATAGTGTTTGCTTCTGAAAACTAATTGTGTAAACTCTCTTTTTAGGTCGGACTCATATTGGGCATTATCCTCATGCTGGCGGGCCTAACAGTGCTTACAGTGGGGTTTCTAGTACCACCTAAAATCGAAGCTTTTGGGGAAGATGATTTTGTGGTCATGGATAGCCATGCCATTCAGTTTAACGGAGCCCTTGATATCTGTAAGTTATCAGGGGCCATTTTGTTCTGCATTGGAGGAACTACACTGGCTGCATGTCTTTTGATGTCTGCCTTTGCTAAAAGTTACTCCAAAGAAGAAAAGTACCTTCAacaaaaatttaaagaaagaatagCAGACCTAAAAGCTCATGTTCATCCAGTGACAAAAGCCCCAGCTCCAGGAGAAGCAAAGATACCTGTTACTTTGTCCAAAGTTCAAAATGTTCAGCCTTCATCAGAAACCTGACATTTATCCTTCAAAGTAAAATTCTTTAAATTGAAAAGGTCAGCTTTTGTGAGTTTTACGGTGAAAGTCTTATTTTGCAGTACAATATCAAAGGCAGAGAGCTTACAACCCTGATTAAATACCTTTTCGCGGTATCAGGTGCTAagctgaaggacccacgcctgctTCCAGGGTCAAACAATCCAATTAagacagatatcagcagcacactgttgaTTTGAAGAAAATGTGAAGTTTATTGTATCATTcaaaaaagggcaacgtttcgggcctcctgggccctttatcaagcctagtgttGCAGTCTCACATCCATATTTAAAGAGTGAGGAGGAGGTGTGGAACAAACAGCCACTCCCCTTCCTGTGACATCATGAAAAAGATATTGTGTTAACCTTTGCTAAAACTGTGCAAGTGAATTGTTCATAAAAAATCAGTTGTGTTCATTGTGTTCAATTGTGTTTGAAGCATCGATCATAGTCCACGTTACAAATCACCTGTTGTAATAAGTGAAAAAGttgataaaattaaaaattaaaaaataaagaccaattgcaagaaaaaaattttgaaagaattttgaaacattttttagaaaatttcttgGAAAATCCTACGACATTTGACACAAATTTACTCCAAAAGAAAAGTCATTGCTTCATGCAAAAGGTCACATACTCAATGTTCCCCGACACGTTTTGAAACCCAATATTACTtgacatattttgtaaaatatttgcagtatatttcaaaaaaatttcttgcaattggtcctcatttttaatttttaaattttttattttatcaacttTTTCACTTATTACAACAGGTGATTTGTAACATGGACGTTTTGAACACAATTGATTTTTTATGAACAATTCACTTGCACAGGTTTAGCAAAGGTTAACACGATAACTTTTTTCATGGTGTCACGGGAAGGGGAGTGGCTGCTTGTTCCACACCTCCTCCTCACTCTTTAAATATGGATGTGGGATTGtaacactaggcttgataaagggcccaggaggcccgaaacgttgcccttttttgAATGATACAATAAACTTCACATTTTCTTCAAATCcacagtgtgctgctgatatctgtctTAATTATTTTGCACTACAGTCTAACTGTACGTGGCTGAGAAATATATGAATAACCCTAAAAGCAAGATGTGAAAAGATCATGggttcttctttatttttatggaaaGCTTTTGAAGTGTTTTTAATGGAAATCTTTTACATTCCTAATGATGGTAACATCCAGAATGCCCTTGATATGGTTCCATACCAGCAGCATATTTATTGCTTTTTCTGTTGAGCCCTGATATTTACTTGTACGTATGGTACTTTAAGCAAATGAAAACATGGACAAATATAATGGAAGTAACAGCTGAAACGTATCTGTTAAGAGGAGACTGACTGCTTGGGGTGACTTTGAAAAGCAAACAGTACATTTGCTCTTAACGTTTAAATTTCGATTTGTCTTTAACACTGatccattatattttctttcattctgaCTTACATTAGTGTAGCTGGATAGTAACCTTGGTTGTGTTGTCACAAACCCTATTTCAATCATGTCATTCAATCTGTTCCATTTCCAATATCCTTTAACATCTAGAGATGTGAAGCCAATGAAATGCTGTGTCAAATGTATAACAATGTCTGCTTAAAATGTCCACATGAATAGTTTGCACCTTGTGCCATTTACGTTCATAAAAGTCATATAAGAAACCAGTCCTTTTCATACTAAATTGTGCgtgaaatatttgcttttattgtgaAATGCTTCAAGGTTTAAACTGATAAAACCTACACTTTGATAATGTCCACTAAACTAAGACATGCAATGCTGATTGGTACATGGTAGCTACCATTTTCATCTCTTTGCAATGTAATTCCAGTCACAGCTAATGTGTTGCTAAACCATGAATTTTAGCTCTGCTTGTCACAGAACTCAGATTTCCACATAATATTATGCTGGAAGTTGGTGTTCCATAAGAACAGGAGCAGTAAAGTTACTGTGCCTATTTTTGAGACAAATTTAATAGAGTAAATCATGATCCAAACAATCCAGATTCCTAATTCAGACAATACTTTTTTTGCTGTAGGGCAAGGTGACCTCATGCTAAAGAATAAGGATATTATTCAACTAAGTTCCCTAGCCATTTGTAAACATGCTCAATTAAAAGCTTCCCCTTGTGTATAGTTACCACTAACAGTTTGTAGTTGGgaatatagaaaaatgaaaaatctctTAAAAATCACGCTAGAATGTTTGTCAGGACAAGAAATGCAGACGTAACTCTCTGACATTCTaacttagaaacattttaaattagaaaaatgaATGACTTAGCCCTGACCCCATGATAGAAGGTTGGGTGCCCAAGCCCTGGAtagtgcattaaaggaacagttcagtataaaaataaataataggtaaatactgtagataggctgtgcaaaataaaaaaatgtttctaatattctgtagttagctaaaaatgtaatttataaaggctggagtgactggatgtctaacataatagccagaacactacttcctgcttttcagctctctaactctgagttagtcagtgactggaaggggggccacatgggacataactgttcagtgagtttgcaattgatcctcagcattcagcgcagattcaaaagcaacagttatggttaccaggcagtaaccccctcaagtctctgattggttactgcctggtaatcaatcagtgaaaaccaagagagctgaaaagcaggaagtagtgttctggctattatgttagacatccagtcactccagcctttgtagattacattttggctaactaacattttttttcatgttacatagcctatctatttacccagtttttatttttacacagaacaattcctttaagcaaggCCCTAGTGCACCTACCTGTGCAATGTCCGCGTCTTTAGACCTTCAGAGTTGTCAGCAGTTCAGTATGGAAAGAGAGCTTGGGTGTGTAGagtgcagaaagagaaaaaaaggaaggaaTCAGAATCAGTTTTAAGTTAATTggcattatatatatgtatatatatatatatatatatatatatatatatatatatatatatatatatatatcagtttctGTTTCTAGTCAATCAGTAATTTACATAGACTTAGAGAAACCTACACAACCTAGACTGCCAATTTTCTGTGGCAATACTATACCTCCCAGATTTTCTGTTAAATATTTCTACTAATTCCTACTCATTTTGGGCATTAGCACATATCATAGCAAGGCTCAATTATgttcataaaaaatgtataatgagtcACCATATCAAAATGACTTACAGGACATGACATGATTGAGCTCCTTGGTCACCAACTGCAGTGTTGTCACTAGTTGCACTTGGTTCTAACCAATACCAAGCTAATGATAGATTAAAAAAATTCTCATATTATActcatatttttaatattgagCCCTAAACAAATAATACAACACCCTTACAATTTTGTATCAATAACTATGCGGctaacatggtaaaaaaaatactttcctatTTCCTTCTTCCCAATTTCAATTTGCTTCAAAATGCTTTACAGTGCATatttccaattatatttataccaattaaaaaaaaacgggagaaataaaaaaaaaagtataaatgtaattgctatatttttataACCGTTATGCtaaacttttcatattttaaggataatggtttacttaaagggatattttGAGCACTAGAACAGACACTTTTCAGCCCAAaaatacagagcatttgcagGTTTTTGTACTGTTACATATATTGCATTGAAGTAAATTTGTAGACAGCAAAGGCAGTTTTGGATGCTCCCCCACTGTGTGAAACACAACAGTAGACCTGGTGGAGCATAAAACCATCAGACTAAGGCCACTAATTGGCATTACCATTTCtgtttgaatttattttaataatcgtCAGTAAGAACATTCTTCTGTAAAATTCCAATGCATTTTTGCCTTAATTATATATTAAGGTTTATTTTCTGCACCAGCTAATTTTGTAAATCTGTCTTCCTGCACAAATTGCCATTAAAAAGAACATTACAATGACAATCACTAAAGAGCAGAAGACAAGAGCTGATCAAAGCTATTtgctgagtggttgctatgggcaactgcactgaCTCACTTTAACACCTATCATCTGTTATAGTTGTAAGGGGGACTTAAGCAAGCCATACATTCAGCCACTCAAAGTTGACAGTTTATTGGCCCAAATATGGGGACAAAGCAATATCTGATTGGGGGTTGGTCAGATTTCTATTGAACTGGCTTGAAAATCCAGTTGATAGAGGACTGTTTCAAGCTATGGATAGAGTCCTTCCCTGGCAAGTCTGCTTTGGACCCTATTTGGCCTAACAAATCTGTGGCCAACAGATGTGTTGTCCATCTCTGAAGCTGTTTTGGCATGCTATACAGATTAGCGAGATAGGGTCTTGTGTAAGTGGTGGTGGCCGACTATCCCACTATCAGATGTAACTTAATTATTGCTCTGATGCTGTCTATTCTAATTAGTGGCACAATAGATCATTGCAGATAAAAAAGACTGTGTTCTCCATGGATTACTAGAATACCCGTTGCTTACAAGATCTCAGTACAATTTAACAAGTAATTGCCAGATACACAATGAATTAGAACAATCGCACACCCTTGTAGTGATCAGCCcggtgcacaatattagaggatcCGGCAACCTCACAATCTATCTGGGAAGAAGATGTCGGTACACAAAGTATTACTGTTGCAGGGAGCACCCTACTTGTTTATTGTGTGGAAATTAACAGTGTTATAAAATAGCCCattgcattaaaatatattttttttaaaaaacaagaacTGCAAATGGCAATATTAAAAAGATACAGAGAGGGTTGTGTAGGGGTAGTATGCTATTCTGTATCTTTTTAATATTGCCATTTGCAGTTCCTTTTAAAAGTTGTAATGTAGTAACTTTTTATAAATGTTGCCAGATTGTCCTTAGTTTGGttgttacttttgtttttttatttatttcatatgatatttctattctagGTATCTTTTTCTGTTGCACGTAAggatttttttcacacttttatggacttaatttttttgatgctAAAAAATATGGACTATACAGTAAGTGGTTTTTAACACCTTGGACACTGAATATGTTCACTTTAGATGATtaataatttttctctgtttttttttaaaaatattattattatattttataacactgTTTATCatatatgctaatttattaattGATCACCCTATTTCTATTTCCTGCACTACAGTTTCCatgtgcttgacaaaggggcgtgtccccgaaatgttgcatttcCACAAAATAAACAAGGGTGCTCCCTGCAACGGTAATGCCTTGTGTGCCGATATCTTCTTCCCAGATACACAATGAGCCAGTACCCAGAAGAAGTTATGGTCAGCTTGGGTGGCATTCCTCTGGttattaaaggtgaattacctACCTATTGCCTAAATGTGAATTAAGTTTATATTGTTAGTATAAATAAATTTCTTTTTGCATCAATAGCCATCCAATAATCAGAAATAGTGCTCATTTGTGAAAGCACGTGCAAAATGAATGCAGATTGACACAGTTTATTAATGTACTTACATAGTCCTAGCAACTTGCATTGAGCGCCAATATACCTTGGTGACTTGCTTAAAATTGCACATATGGACACTAAGGACTTGAGCTAAGTGTATAAGATGCTAATGATATTATTGATGCCATGTGTATTGACACACAAATCTAAAACCACTAATCACTCAGAGCAGGCACTGATTTGCACCCATAGTTGCTCATTGTGTGTTAACTGCGCAGGCACTACTTAGCAGGTTCCCACAATTATGCTGAAATAATGGTGGAAatactgcattctgggtaaaaaaaaaacaatgacaatTAGCATAAAAAATACACACTTGTGACTtccttcataaatgagcctttatcTATCATGCAGAGCAACAACATAAATGAGCTGTAATTACTCTGATACATTGGCAGGAACGATTACTGTTCATTTAtgtcttattttattatataaaaatgtgttagcAGTATTTTTGTTATCTTAAAGAGCAGACAATGAGATCCAAAAATTTTGGTTACTACTGTCTATCCGAAGCTGAAGATGACTGCCGACTCAGCTATACTGCAAAGGAGAAGAAAACTGAGATGTTCCCTATGTTTGCTGTAGAGGTTAACATAATTAGTAGTTGCCACTTTAttgtctgaaataaaaaaaaatgctgagaaAAGTAATTATTGtatcttttattaaattatgaAATTGCATCTTTATAAATGCAACTATGTTACAAAAGACTGAAGTGCAGGCATTCAAGCAGAGTTCAAATCTGCCTTGACCCCTGCAGCCTGTTACATGCTAAAGTTTAATAAACCTAATTATCTATACCGTAATGACCAAAAATGAGTTTCGATTTTCTAGTTCAGctataaaaaaataccaaaaactgtttattttggtaATTAAAGCGACAAAAATgttgttcagcacaagtcctattcattacaTTCATGTTCAACAAAGGGCACACTGTTccacactgtccctttaacattaaATATCTAATGAAATGATATAGGTGTTGGATATATCACCTAGTATTGTGCCCAATAAAAGGCCTCCATGCAGAGAATAGCTTGGCCAGTTCCATGTTTGGAAATCACCCCACTGCTTGACTGTGGATCATGTGGATAATGGCATGACTTTGGCTGATCCCAACAGCAcaagtgatggatgaataaattccccaggcatggatttgcagcgaattttcgagTGTCGCTGCCCACTactgtttttgcaaaaatttgacagtgaaaaatgcttaaaaatgggctctatgggtggcaaccttcccgtaatttgaagctttctagatGTACAACATTACATTTCAATTGTTAATAAGATCAATGACAATCTCCACTACAACAGCATTAAATTGTATTTCTACCAGATGTAAATATGCTTAACCAGGCGTGACAAATGAATGGAAAGTTGGCTACAGAAATGAACCTTAAGTTTGAAAGAGAAATCTGCCGGTGGGTACATTTGGAAATTCATGTTGTTTTGACAGTAATCACAGTTTGGAAaaacgaaatatatatatatatatatatatataagtataatggTGTGAGAAATCAGGTGTTGAGGGGTAAACTGTGCTCCCCCTAGGAATAAAACTGGTAGCTAAAAATCAATAATTGTAGGCTATGGATAGGCATAAcgattgcctgactattactccCAGCCAAACCAATCTGAACTTTCCATTATAAATCCTCATTTAAAGAGGATTTCAGTAAATGCTCTTAAAATGTACCATAAATAGACGGTCATTGGGGTTTTACAGGATGCTGTAAGGCTATTCCTTTCTACAGCTCTTCAGTGGCTGCGAGAAAGAAAGcaatgggggagggggtttaaaatacataatacacaagttctgaataaagaagaactaaaaaggTTATATTCCTCTTCCACTGCTGGAGTGATTTCAGTGTTAAAGTTACACAGAAGTAGGCGGAGTGAGAGACTGGAGTGGCAATTTTCCATACAGTGGAAAAGCAAATAAGGAAGGAACAGAGGCCAAatgaatttataataaatacaaagagagagaaagacatgATTGagatcacacatatatataagaaAACTGTGCACCAATGTGGGAAGTGTGGAGCACATCTGTGACCAAGgagaagacttttttttcagaaatccaATGTGTAGTACATTCTGTAAAGAGTAAAGCTTTAGCAGGAAAGGGTATGTACATGTTGCACGCAGGAAGGACAGTGAGAGATCAAGTCGACTTCtctaacagataaaaaaaacagtagtttaTTGTAAGGAACCATGATGTCTTACTGAATTCAGTACTGGACTAGACCATTACatttcatttatcatttattattacaatacatttatttcaacataaattatttgtattattcgTGAAGATTCTataattgtgaattttaatttttgcagataatgtaaaatgtaaaatggtcGATCTGTCTTCCTCATGAACTAGGCGGCACTtacatcaaggggcaaatttatcaaaggtcgaggggaattttcgaatgaaaaaaattcgagttattttttgtgtacttcaactagggaatagtccaaatttgtttcgaatttgaaaaaaatgcaagaattctaatat
This is a stretch of genomic DNA from Xenopus laevis strain J_2021 chromosome 6S, Xenopus_laevis_v10.1, whole genome shotgun sequence. It encodes these proteins:
- the nrsn1.S gene encoding neurensin-1, producing MSSYADICGSKQPQNTPEGVYHRYGVRSYLHQFYEDCTASIWEYDDDFQIQRSPSRWSSAFWKVGLILGIILMLAGLTVLTVGFLVPPKIEAFGEDDFVVMDSHAIQFNGALDICKLSGAILFCIGGTTLAACLLMSAFAKSYSKEEKYLQQKFKERIADLKAHVHPVTKAPAPGEAKIPVTLSKVQNVQPSSET